In a single window of the Candidatus Nezhaarchaeales archaeon genome:
- a CDS encoding TldD/PmbA family protein, giving the protein MASTGGFSGTLELLEWVIERCLKLGFDEAAVKASKELVKKVRIANSRVVLPMSREESSLSIMACKDGRVLVAETLDLRRDQVERFLSNLRNAVLSVKPREDYAPLALGPFKYEYVSGVYDPRVIELDDEVVDIAEAAINAALKEGASSVAGSLTVKAVEEGLATTRGVRGEHKYSSLSLEVRSSIKLDEGVEVYGLGLGLSVKLAGLKPEAVGAEAGRRVRLSKRMVKAVEGRYDVVLDKPALAVLTDLYGGFMASAFHVDSGMSFLKEKLGQRVAAPTITLIDDPKAPERVGSRPFDDEGLPTKVNAIIEGGILKTYLHNRFTAKRHSVTSTANAGWIVPKAWSLYLKPGDARFDELLREVTDGLLVTNATYARFTNYATGDFSAVVRDGVFKVKEGEIVGYVKNLRLSDNLANVFSNVELLSRDAEQVLHWWMEVGTPVTVPSALVKNLRFTLPTA; this is encoded by the coding sequence ATGGCTTCAACCGGTGGGTTTTCCGGGACCTTGGAGCTACTGGAATGGGTTATTGAACGCTGCTTAAAGCTTGGCTTCGACGAGGCCGCGGTTAAAGCGTCTAAAGAGCTCGTTAAGAAGGTTAGGATCGCTAATAGTAGGGTAGTGTTACCGATGAGCCGTGAAGAAAGCTCCTTAAGCATAATGGCCTGTAAGGATGGAAGGGTCTTAGTGGCTGAAACGTTAGACTTAAGGAGGGATCAAGTGGAACGTTTCCTATCAAACCTGAGGAACGCGGTTTTAAGCGTTAAACCTAGGGAGGACTATGCTCCGTTAGCCTTAGGCCCGTTTAAGTATGAGTATGTGAGCGGGGTGTATGATCCTAGGGTTATTGAGCTCGACGATGAAGTGGTGGATATAGCTGAGGCCGCTATTAACGCGGCTCTTAAGGAGGGAGCTAGTAGCGTAGCTGGCAGCTTAACCGTTAAAGCGGTGGAGGAAGGCTTAGCGACGACACGAGGCGTTCGGGGGGAGCATAAATATTCATCTTTAAGCTTGGAAGTTAGATCCTCGATTAAACTAGATGAAGGAGTTGAAGTTTACGGTTTAGGGCTAGGCTTAAGCGTGAAGCTAGCCGGGTTAAAGCCTGAAGCGGTTGGAGCTGAGGCTGGACGTAGGGTTAGGCTTTCGAAACGTATGGTTAAAGCTGTTGAAGGCCGTTACGACGTTGTTCTAGATAAGCCAGCTTTAGCCGTACTTACGGATTTATACGGCGGCTTCATGGCCTCAGCGTTCCACGTCGACTCCGGTATGTCCTTCCTAAAGGAGAAGCTAGGGCAGAGGGTTGCAGCGCCAACGATTACCCTCATCGACGACCCTAAGGCCCCCGAACGTGTAGGGTCAAGGCCCTTCGACGATGAGGGCCTACCGACCAAGGTTAACGCGATCATCGAGGGAGGTATACTTAAGACCTATCTACATAATAGGTTCACGGCTAAAAGGCATAGCGTAACGTCAACGGCTAACGCAGGCTGGATCGTACCTAAGGCTTGGAGCCTATACCTAAAGCCCGGCGACGCACGGTTCGACGAACTGCTACGAGAGGTTACGGATGGCCTACTAGTGACGAACGCCACGTACGCTAGGTTCACCAACTACGCCACCGGTGACTTCTCAGCCGTAGTTAGGGACGGAGTATTTAAGGTTAAGGAGGGGGAGATAGTCGGATACGTGAAAAACTTAAGGTTGAGCGATAACTTAGCTAACGTGTTCAGTAACGTCGAGCTCCTAAGCCGTGACGCCGAACAGGTCTTACACTGGTGGATGGAGGTAGGAACACCCGTAACGGTGCCCTCGGCCCTCGTTAAGAACCTAAGGTTTACGCTGCCAACGGCTTAA
- a CDS encoding threonine synthase, translating into MEVGSFSLFCTSCYRRYDLRATYWRCPSCFSPLEVGMEYPKVKDFSSLIDRSELSLWRYKSLIPFSKGKISLGEGLTPLIHHREEGVELYFKLEYVSPTGSFKDRGATVEVSRAKSIGVRRIVEDSSGNAGLAYSAYSAFAGIKARVYVPRDAPTAKRMLMKMCGTEVVECETREEAAQRAISELDEGDLYIGHTWNPFFLEGTKTVAYELYEHGIIGFDSIVIPVSAGTLLLGFYKGFKDLMNMGFIDRLPRLYAVQAGGVTPIYEDLRGEKWKGEEGTLADGLRIKDPPRRKMIVNAIKESNGSVVVVGNTEIVESMKHLYKMGLTVEPTSATAYAAYRRLRREAGLRVLIPLTGTGMKTLDKLIHLK; encoded by the coding sequence GTGGAGGTTGGTAGCTTTTCGCTCTTCTGTACGTCCTGTTATCGAAGGTACGATCTACGCGCTACATATTGGAGGTGCCCCTCATGTTTTTCACCTCTAGAGGTAGGTATGGAGTATCCTAAGGTTAAGGATTTTTCATCCCTTATAGATCGCAGCGAGCTTAGCCTTTGGAGGTATAAAAGCCTTATTCCATTCTCTAAGGGTAAAATCTCCCTAGGGGAAGGGTTAACTCCGCTCATCCATCATCGTGAGGAGGGTGTAGAGCTTTACTTTAAGCTTGAATACGTATCTCCCACCGGGTCGTTTAAAGATCGAGGCGCTACTGTTGAAGTATCTAGAGCGAAAAGCATAGGGGTAAGGAGGATAGTTGAGGACTCCTCGGGGAATGCGGGGTTAGCGTACTCCGCTTATTCGGCTTTCGCCGGGATAAAAGCGAGGGTATACGTACCGCGGGATGCACCGACGGCGAAAAGGATGCTTATGAAGATGTGCGGTACGGAGGTGGTTGAATGTGAGACGAGGGAAGAGGCTGCGCAAAGAGCTATATCGGAGCTTGATGAGGGGGATCTCTACATCGGCCATACCTGGAATCCCTTCTTCTTGGAGGGGACGAAGACGGTGGCCTATGAACTATACGAGCACGGTATTATAGGCTTCGACTCAATAGTTATACCGGTTTCAGCCGGTACTTTGCTTTTAGGGTTTTATAAAGGGTTTAAAGACCTTATGAATATGGGCTTTATAGATCGGCTTCCAAGGCTATACGCCGTTCAAGCTGGAGGTGTTACCCCCATTTACGAGGATCTTCGTGGAGAAAAGTGGAAGGGTGAAGAAGGGACGCTTGCTGATGGGCTTAGGATTAAAGATCCGCCGAGGCGTAAAATGATTGTTAACGCGATTAAGGAATCTAATGGAAGCGTGGTCGTCGTTGGCAATACCGAGATCGTGGAGTCCATGAAGCACCTGTATAAGATGGGGTTAACGGTTGAACCGACTTCAGCCACGGCTTACGCAGCGTATAGGAGGTTAAGGAGGGAAGCTGGGTTAAGGGTCCTTATCCCGTTAACCGGGACGGGTATGAAGACCCTCGATAAGCTAATACACTTAAAGTGA
- a CDS encoding isochorismatase family cysteine hydrolase gives MGWRRGMLIALRLNRIPPFGTWSTVKLKELTLLGLEASSLKSLIVVDMVNDDIREGSPLYVGPEGLRIVPRIRRLLEEARRRRLPVIYVCDSRSPEDLEYFAKAWGLPPHAVQGSRGAEVIEELKPVEGDLVVPKPRLSGFYRTGLDQLLKGLNVDTVIITGVSTEVCVFKTAIDAKELGYEVIVVSDCCASRSMGLHELALKHLKRFKVKVEESSELLKRL, from the coding sequence ATGGGATGGAGGAGAGGTATGCTTATCGCCTTAAGGCTTAACCGTATACCTCCCTTTGGGACGTGGAGCACCGTTAAGCTTAAAGAGCTAACCCTTTTAGGTTTGGAGGCGTCAAGCTTGAAGTCGTTGATCGTAGTGGATATGGTAAACGACGATATACGCGAAGGCTCCCCCCTTTATGTAGGGCCTGAGGGGCTACGTATCGTTCCGAGGATTCGAAGGCTGCTAGAGGAGGCTCGAAGACGTAGGCTTCCGGTAATATACGTTTGTGATTCGCGGAGCCCTGAAGACCTCGAGTACTTTGCTAAGGCTTGGGGTCTACCGCCTCACGCTGTTCAGGGTTCTAGGGGGGCTGAGGTTATTGAGGAGCTTAAACCCGTTGAAGGAGACCTCGTAGTACCTAAGCCTAGGTTAAGCGGCTTCTATAGAACCGGCTTAGATCAGTTATTGAAAGGCTTAAACGTTGATACCGTAATCATTACGGGCGTAAGTACCGAGGTATGCGTTTTTAAAACAGCGATCGACGCTAAGGAGTTAGGCTACGAGGTGATCGTCGTAAGTGATTGCTGCGCGTCGAGAAGCATGGGGCTTCACGAATTAGCGTTAAAACACCTTAAACGCTTCAAGGTTAAAGTTGAAGAATCCTCGGAGCTACTTAAACGGCTCTAA
- a CDS encoding MFS transporter — MVEAASSLDGVKIDVISRIAYANLLASAGVGLAIAYTQLLVPVEAGFLAISLLTTAYYGFHVIGLNVFGKLLDRAGGKALPIVFIGLLVVAVINVLLPFFENPLQLGVLRAVQGLFWAAFIPATSAMVTSLSTPVFRGRAMGIYNRGASIGMLLGFFVGGFLADALSFKATFLMGALLVGVSAVTLIMSRPKAGFNVLDEETVKSTPSISTPRIVTPSIAPLYLCLFLRHTGAGGIWALFSVYLSSLGASKTQIGFIYAVNLVTQTAFMVQAGKLSDRFGRKITLTIALLLSALTFIAYALAPNAYLIVPVQVVLGVSWSMLITSSTALAGDLAPSERRAEVMGRLFTALSLGSVVGPVISGFVSSVTGIRIYMVLAAIQSLAASIVASLIKEPNIKSIPSGRLRANLAFNP, encoded by the coding sequence GTGGTTGAAGCGGCTTCAAGCCTAGATGGCGTTAAAATCGACGTAATAAGTAGGATTGCATACGCTAACCTATTAGCGTCCGCCGGTGTAGGTTTAGCTATAGCTTACACCCAGTTACTAGTACCCGTCGAGGCCGGCTTCTTAGCTATAAGCTTACTCACAACCGCTTATTACGGTTTTCACGTTATCGGGTTGAACGTATTCGGCAAGCTTCTCGATAGGGCTGGAGGTAAGGCGCTTCCAATAGTTTTCATCGGCCTTCTAGTGGTAGCGGTCATTAACGTTTTACTACCGTTTTTTGAGAACCCGCTCCAACTGGGAGTATTAAGAGCGGTTCAAGGCTTATTCTGGGCGGCTTTCATACCGGCTACGTCCGCAATGGTTACCTCATTATCCACCCCGGTATTTAGAGGGAGGGCTATGGGGATCTATAACCGCGGCGCGTCAATAGGTATGTTACTAGGCTTCTTCGTAGGAGGCTTTTTGGCTGACGCGTTAAGCTTTAAAGCTACGTTCCTAATGGGTGCCCTCCTCGTAGGTGTTTCGGCAGTAACCCTAATAATGAGTAGGCCTAAAGCTGGATTCAACGTACTCGATGAGGAAACGGTTAAATCTACTCCTTCCATCTCCACCCCTCGAATCGTAACCCCTTCCATCGCCCCCCTCTACCTATGCCTATTCCTAAGGCATACTGGAGCTGGAGGTATATGGGCTCTCTTCTCAGTTTACCTATCCTCCCTCGGCGCATCCAAGACCCAGATTGGCTTCATTTACGCCGTGAACCTCGTAACCCAAACGGCCTTCATGGTTCAAGCCGGTAAGCTTTCAGATAGGTTTGGAAGGAAGATTACGTTAACGATCGCGTTACTACTATCAGCTTTAACGTTTATAGCTTACGCCTTAGCCCCTAACGCCTACCTAATCGTACCGGTACAGGTCGTACTAGGTGTTAGCTGGTCGATGCTCATAACCAGTTCAACAGCCTTAGCCGGAGACCTAGCCCCATCGGAGAGGAGGGCTGAGGTTATGGGTCGGCTTTTCACCGCGTTAAGCTTAGGCTCCGTCGTAGGGCCGGTGATAAGCGGCTTCGTAAGTAGTGTAACTGGGATAAGGATCTACATGGTACTCGCAGCCATACAATCATTAGCGGCTAGCATCGTAGCCTCCTTAATCAAAGAGCCTAACATTAAAAGTATCCCCTCAGGGAGGCTTAGAGCCAATTTAGCTTTCAATCCTTAA
- a CDS encoding enoyl-CoA hydratase/isomerase family protein encodes MGSYKYLTYREDEGVAWITLNRPEVRNALNMELRGEIKQALREAAGSEKVKIIVVTGAGGNFCAGADLKEFMTMEAKDIEAYLDRYGTAVIARMIMDLDKLVIAAVDGFCMAGGLEIVEACDLAIATERARFGQTEVNVGLMPGGGGTQMLVRLIGLKRAKEMVATGKLIDAYEAERIGLVNKVVPAERLEEEVKGLCVQLLRKAPLTLKLIKKAVNYLTRKELEEGFKYEKELFIRCWLSEDRVEGIRAFLEKREPRYVGRDPLAER; translated from the coding sequence ATGGGTAGCTACAAGTATTTAACGTATCGGGAGGATGAAGGAGTTGCTTGGATAACCTTGAATAGACCCGAGGTTAGAAACGCGTTAAATATGGAGTTACGCGGGGAGATCAAGCAAGCTTTACGGGAGGCCGCTGGAAGCGAGAAGGTTAAGATTATCGTAGTAACAGGTGCTGGTGGGAATTTTTGCGCCGGGGCGGACCTTAAGGAGTTCATGACGATGGAGGCGAAAGACATAGAAGCATACCTAGATCGGTACGGAACCGCCGTAATAGCTAGGATGATCATGGACCTGGATAAGCTCGTTATAGCGGCCGTAGACGGCTTCTGCATGGCCGGAGGCTTAGAGATCGTTGAGGCTTGCGATTTAGCGATCGCTACGGAACGCGCGCGGTTTGGACAGACCGAGGTTAACGTGGGTTTAATGCCCGGTGGAGGAGGAACCCAGATGCTAGTTAGGCTTATCGGGTTGAAGAGGGCTAAGGAAATGGTGGCCACCGGGAAGCTGATCGACGCCTATGAAGCTGAGAGGATAGGCTTAGTTAACAAGGTGGTACCAGCTGAAAGGTTGGAGGAGGAGGTTAAGGGTTTATGCGTTCAACTATTAAGGAAGGCGCCGTTAACGCTTAAACTGATTAAGAAGGCGGTAAACTATTTAACGCGTAAAGAGCTCGAAGAAGGGTTTAAGTATGAGAAGGAGCTCTTCATAAGGTGCTGGCTTAGCGAGGATAGGGTTGAAGGGATAAGGGCCTTCCTAGAAAAAAGGGAGCCTAGGTACGTAGGCAGGGACCCGTTAGCCGAGCGTTAA
- a CDS encoding acylphosphatase: MRVRAHVYISGLVQGVFFRAWTRDEAIKRGIDGWVRNLPDGRVEAVFEGEKEEVEEMVRSCWQGPPGAMVSSVEVHWEDCRGEVGFRIKYRY; encoded by the coding sequence TTGAGGGTTAGGGCTCACGTATATATTAGCGGGTTAGTGCAAGGAGTATTCTTTAGGGCTTGGACCCGGGATGAGGCGATTAAACGCGGTATTGACGGCTGGGTTAGGAATTTGCCTGACGGAAGGGTTGAAGCAGTGTTTGAAGGGGAGAAGGAGGAGGTGGAGGAAATGGTTCGATCGTGCTGGCAAGGCCCCCCAGGCGCCATGGTAAGTAGCGTTGAGGTACACTGGGAAGACTGTCGAGGAGAAGTTGGCTTTAGGATTAAATACCGTTATTAA
- a CDS encoding SdpI family protein, whose product MNVRRSEMAIFGEVLLFFVIGVWLYPQMPEQMAFHWNIRGEVDGYISKFAGVFLIPSIFTGLALLFAAVPRIDPLKANIEKFRKYYDGFVIIFSILLLSLYLQVALWNIGIRINPMILLSVGLGPLFFYIGVLCENSKRNWFIGIRTPWTLSSDNVWEKTHKVGGKLFKIAGIITFLGAFFPDYAFPSILIPVILIAAYTVTYSYFEYQKEVKR is encoded by the coding sequence GTGAACGTTAGAAGGAGTGAAATGGCCATCTTTGGGGAGGTCTTACTGTTTTTCGTTATTGGCGTTTGGCTATATCCACAAATGCCTGAACAAATGGCTTTTCATTGGAATATTCGAGGGGAAGTTGACGGTTACATCTCCAAGTTCGCAGGCGTATTCCTTATACCCTCCATTTTTACTGGGCTCGCTTTACTTTTCGCCGCGGTTCCACGAATAGACCCATTAAAAGCGAACATTGAAAAATTCAGAAAATATTACGACGGGTTCGTAATTATCTTCTCCATCCTCTTGCTTTCCCTTTATTTACAAGTAGCTCTTTGGAACATTGGAATCCGGATAAACCCTATGATACTCCTATCCGTAGGCCTCGGGCCTCTATTTTTCTACATTGGCGTCCTATGTGAGAACTCGAAAAGGAACTGGTTCATCGGGATAAGGACCCCTTGGACTTTAAGCAGCGATAATGTGTGGGAGAAAACCCATAAAGTCGGCGGAAAACTGTTCAAAATCGCTGGAATAATTACTTTTCTCGGAGCCTTCTTTCCAGACTACGCTTTCCCCTCAATTCTTATCCCAGTGATTCTTATCGCAGCTTACACGGTTACCTATTCCTATTTTGAGTACCAAAAAGAAGTAAAAAGGTGA
- a CDS encoding dicarboxylate/amino acid:cation symporter, with amino-acid sequence MSALRRYALVIAIVVGFVLGCVIGAAIGKPAAGLKPLGDFFVRLLRMLVTPLVIITVSAAVARIADIKRLGKIVVTTLFIFLVTSFLAATMGLISGLAFEPGKGLGLKPPPEFKPPAPATAVDVILSLIPLNFSDILGVAGLLQAIVFAILFGVAVALTGEAGKPVVRALTSLSEAMIKFTIIIMWIAPIGVFGYGAWLFATYGAALLGAYAKLIGANYLVAIIYWLVFYSLVVRASGKSPVHYWRAIIEPITVAFTTRSSAATLPVNLRAAEKLGVPEHIRNLVLTVGCTVNMDGTALYQALCALFVAQAYGISLEPYLYGLIAVMAMLGSVATAAIPGGGLIMLAMVLGAAGLPLEGIGLIVAIDPILDALRTSINATGDTAYSTIISRIFEGPRWWGKSS; translated from the coding sequence ATGAGCGCACTACGTAGATATGCTCTCGTTATAGCGATCGTAGTGGGCTTCGTGCTAGGCTGCGTTATCGGTGCTGCTATCGGTAAGCCTGCCGCTGGATTAAAGCCTCTTGGAGACTTCTTTGTAAGGCTTCTAAGGATGCTAGTTACACCCCTCGTGATAATAACCGTATCAGCCGCGGTAGCCCGTATAGCCGATATAAAGAGGCTGGGGAAGATTGTAGTTACTACGCTGTTTATATTCTTAGTGACTTCGTTCTTAGCCGCTACGATGGGGCTTATATCGGGTTTAGCCTTCGAGCCTGGTAAAGGGCTAGGCTTAAAGCCTCCCCCAGAGTTTAAACCTCCTGCGCCTGCTACAGCCGTTGACGTCATATTGAGCCTAATACCCTTAAACTTCTCCGATATACTCGGAGTCGCAGGACTTTTACAGGCTATAGTATTTGCGATCCTATTCGGAGTGGCGGTAGCACTTACCGGGGAAGCTGGTAAACCGGTAGTAAGAGCCCTTACAAGCCTCTCTGAAGCTATGATAAAGTTTACGATTATAATCATGTGGATAGCCCCGATAGGGGTCTTTGGATATGGCGCATGGCTTTTCGCGACGTATGGAGCCGCGCTACTTGGAGCGTACGCTAAACTGATAGGCGCTAACTACCTTGTAGCCATCATATACTGGCTTGTATTCTACTCCTTAGTGGTGAGGGCGAGCGGTAAAAGCCCCGTACACTATTGGAGGGCGATTATCGAGCCTATAACCGTCGCTTTCACCACGAGGAGTAGTGCTGCTACCCTACCGGTCAATTTAAGGGCTGCGGAGAAGCTTGGCGTTCCTGAGCATATTAGAAACTTAGTGCTTACGGTTGGATGCACGGTGAACATGGATGGCACCGCCCTATATCAAGCTCTCTGCGCCCTATTCGTAGCTCAAGCCTATGGTATCTCCTTAGAGCCATACCTATACGGGCTTATAGCCGTAATGGCTATGCTCGGCTCCGTAGCTACGGCCGCTATTCCTGGGGGAGGGCTGATCATGCTCGCCATGGTTCTCGGCGCCGCGGGGTTACCGTTAGAGGGGATAGGCCTTATAGTCGCTATCGATCCAATACTTGACGCTTTAAGAACCAGTATTAACGCTACGGGGGATACGGCTTATTCAACGATTATAAGTAGAATCTTCGAAGGCCCCCGATGGTGGGGAAAATCTTCATAA
- a CDS encoding LysE family transporter encodes MVPMGFFGFLVKVVAVSAPAVLSPGPLTVATASLSVKRGWRSGLWVAVGHTLVELPLVLAIGFGVGALLTVGLARFVTGLMGGIFLLIFGLLTFRDAFRYTASSSSSVYGSPLLVGVGLSGLNPSFITWWVCVGSALIVEALTYHGFSGVFTLFAAHVWLDYAWLCLVAKTAAKLSGKSHRVLLLVLASLTMLFGLDFTYAAIRGAHLIPL; translated from the coding sequence ATGGTTCCGATGGGGTTCTTCGGCTTCCTAGTTAAGGTTGTAGCCGTTAGTGCTCCGGCTGTTTTATCGCCCGGCCCTTTAACCGTCGCTACGGCTTCTCTTAGCGTAAAGCGGGGTTGGAGGAGCGGTTTATGGGTTGCTGTCGGCCATACACTGGTGGAGTTACCGCTCGTTTTAGCTATCGGTTTTGGTGTTGGAGCCTTATTAACGGTTGGCTTAGCTAGGTTCGTCACCGGTTTAATGGGAGGGATCTTCCTTCTCATCTTCGGCTTACTGACGTTTAGGGACGCGTTTAGGTATACGGCGTCTTCATCGAGTAGTGTTTACGGGTCGCCGTTACTAGTCGGGGTTGGATTATCAGGTTTAAACCCGTCCTTCATTACCTGGTGGGTTTGCGTTGGGTCAGCCCTAATCGTTGAAGCGTTAACGTACCACGGTTTCAGCGGGGTTTTCACGTTGTTCGCGGCCCACGTATGGCTTGACTACGCTTGGCTATGCCTAGTGGCTAAGACGGCGGCTAAGCTTAGCGGCAAGAGTCATCGGGTGCTACTATTGGTATTGGCCTCCTTAACAATGCTCTTCGGCTTAGACTTCACTTACGCGGCTATAAGGGGCGCACATTTAATACCGCTTTAA
- a CDS encoding glucose 1-dehydrogenase, translating to MARFQGKVVIVTGAGSGIGREIAISFGREGANVVVNDVNLEAAEKVVKEVEAAGGKALPVKADVSKSNEVREMVGKAADTFGRIDVLVNNAAWWPVKFFMEQTEEEWDRQIKIIYYGTLYCTRAVLDYMVKQKSGVIINVISDAGRIGEPTLSVYSGAKAAVNMFSKALAKEVARYGVRVNCVSPALVETPGSKSFIERVGKERLVKAYPLGRLGLPADVANVVLFLASDEASYITGQTLSVNGGYLTLG from the coding sequence ATGGCGAGGTTTCAAGGTAAGGTCGTAATAGTAACGGGTGCAGGTTCAGGTATTGGTAGAGAGATAGCGATCTCCTTCGGTAGGGAGGGCGCTAACGTAGTGGTTAACGACGTAAACCTAGAGGCAGCCGAGAAAGTGGTTAAGGAGGTTGAAGCAGCCGGGGGTAAAGCGCTCCCGGTGAAGGCTGACGTATCCAAGTCTAACGAGGTACGTGAGATGGTTGGGAAGGCGGCGGATACCTTCGGGAGGATAGACGTACTAGTTAATAACGCGGCGTGGTGGCCGGTTAAGTTCTTCATGGAGCAAACCGAGGAGGAATGGGATAGGCAGATAAAAATCATATATTACGGCACGTTATACTGTACGCGCGCCGTTCTCGACTACATGGTTAAGCAGAAGTCGGGCGTAATCATAAACGTAATCTCCGACGCGGGAAGGATAGGGGAACCGACACTATCAGTTTACTCAGGGGCTAAGGCGGCCGTAAACATGTTTAGTAAGGCTTTAGCTAAGGAGGTAGCGAGGTACGGGGTGAGGGTTAACTGTGTATCGCCAGCGCTCGTTGAAACTCCTGGATCCAAATCCTTCATAGAGAGGGTGGGTAAGGAACGGCTTGTAAAGGCTTACCCGCTCGGTAGGTTAGGCCTACCGGCGGATGTAGCTAACGTCGTACTCTTCCTCGCCTCCGACGAAGCCAGCTATATAACTGGGCAGACTCTCAGCGTGAACGGCGGCTACTTAACGCTCGGCTAA
- a CDS encoding FAD-dependent oxidoreductase → MEERFDAIIIGGGPGGLTVAYHLAKKGFRTVLIERGKYLGSKNVYGGRIYSYAIEKAFPGFRKEAPIERWVRKELLTFMTEDEAVTVELYSAKHPEPPNDSFTAYLTSFTQWIGKKAEEAGALIITGVKVDKILMEKGGAIGVAAGQDKLYADVVIDAEGINPVLIEGLGLKGRFKPEHVAIGVKEVVRLPSKTIEERFNLHGDEGAAQLFVGYPSKGLPGGGFLYTNKETITFGVVAHLDSVAEGKLPIHEMIEDFKLHPLMKNLLKEGVIVEYLAHLIPEGGIRMVPKLYANNLLVVGDAAGLGLNNGITVRGVDFAVESGRLAAEAIEKAHGEGNYAEQVLGAYYEKALNDSFILKELKAFRKAPSFLSNPRIYNLYPQLVCDLLSALHTVNGTPKKLYPALRTVMKRRKVSTINLISDLIGGIRSL, encoded by the coding sequence TTGGAGGAAAGGTTTGACGCTATCATTATCGGCGGAGGGCCAGGTGGCTTAACCGTTGCTTACCATCTCGCTAAAAAGGGCTTTAGAACAGTTTTAATTGAACGTGGTAAGTACCTGGGTTCAAAGAACGTTTATGGAGGTCGAATCTACTCCTACGCTATTGAAAAAGCATTCCCCGGATTCCGTAAAGAGGCACCCATCGAACGTTGGGTTAGGAAGGAGCTCCTCACCTTCATGACCGAGGATGAAGCGGTAACAGTAGAACTCTACTCAGCTAAGCATCCGGAGCCTCCAAACGATAGCTTCACGGCCTACCTAACCTCCTTCACGCAGTGGATCGGTAAAAAGGCTGAGGAGGCAGGCGCCCTCATAATAACTGGGGTTAAAGTCGATAAAATACTGATGGAGAAGGGAGGAGCAATAGGTGTAGCCGCGGGCCAGGATAAGCTATACGCGGACGTAGTTATCGACGCTGAAGGCATAAACCCCGTACTTATTGAGGGCTTAGGGCTTAAGGGTAGATTTAAACCCGAGCACGTAGCTATAGGCGTTAAGGAGGTCGTGAGGTTACCAAGTAAAACCATAGAGGAACGCTTCAACCTCCACGGGGATGAAGGCGCGGCTCAACTCTTCGTAGGCTACCCGAGTAAGGGGCTACCGGGAGGGGGCTTCCTATATACGAATAAGGAGACCATAACCTTCGGCGTCGTCGCCCACTTAGACAGCGTAGCTGAAGGCAAGCTACCGATCCACGAGATGATCGAGGACTTCAAGCTCCACCCGCTAATGAAGAACCTCCTTAAAGAAGGTGTGATCGTAGAATACCTAGCCCACCTAATCCCTGAGGGAGGTATACGCATGGTTCCTAAACTATACGCTAACAATCTACTCGTAGTGGGAGACGCGGCTGGCTTAGGGTTAAATAACGGTATCACCGTTAGGGGTGTCGACTTCGCCGTTGAATCGGGCCGTTTAGCGGCTGAAGCCATAGAGAAGGCACATGGAGAGGGCAACTACGCTGAACAAGTGTTAGGGGCTTACTACGAGAAGGCCTTAAACGATAGCTTCATCCTGAAGGAGCTTAAAGCCTTCAGGAAAGCGCCCTCCTTCCTATCAAACCCGAGGATCTACAACCTTTACCCACAACTAGTTTGCGATTTACTAAGCGCCCTACACACGGTAAACGGTACGCCGAAAAAACTTTACCCGGCGCTTCGAACCGTAATGAAGAGAAGGAAGGTTTCCACAATAAACCTAATCAGCGACCTAATAGGAGGGATACGTAGCCTATAA
- a CDS encoding Zn-ribbon domain-containing OB-fold protein, which yields MSKEAPHIPSRPLTYAHKIPISKTGVFWEKLKLGEVYATKCRKCGKLYYPPQVDCPRCLTSEAEWVKLSGEGRLFSYTWVYYQPQGFTQYQKPYAIAVAEVDGGVKVMGWLEGVKPEEVKIGMRVAVSAKTLPDGYLVIVFSPKGDEYG from the coding sequence GTGTCTAAAGAGGCTCCCCATATACCTAGTAGGCCTTTAACCTACGCGCATAAAATACCGATATCGAAGACCGGGGTTTTCTGGGAGAAGTTAAAGTTAGGCGAGGTTTACGCTACTAAGTGTAGGAAGTGCGGTAAGCTATACTATCCACCTCAGGTTGATTGTCCCCGTTGCTTAACGTCTGAAGCCGAATGGGTTAAACTTAGCGGGGAGGGAAGACTATTTTCATATACGTGGGTTTACTATCAGCCTCAAGGCTTCACCCAGTACCAAAAGCCTTACGCTATAGCTGTGGCCGAGGTGGACGGAGGCGTGAAGGTTATGGGTTGGCTTGAAGGCGTGAAGCCTGAGGAGGTGAAGATCGGGATGAGGGTCGCGGTTTCAGCTAAAACGCTCCCTGACGGCTACCTCGTGATAGTTTTTAGCCCTAAGGGGGATGAGTATGGGTAG